Proteins co-encoded in one Nonlabens agnitus genomic window:
- a CDS encoding TolC family protein: MNKKLQIVGLMVVLFAFAKANSQQAPEPLLSRQQAVELMLQNNFDIQISENQLEVADNNKDILNSGYLPTVSGTAGANYSNTDNRTEFGSTRDDNGVLVPPRAPVILNDQISRRYNASIGADYLLFDGLGRFYNYKILQEQYNLTDLQVRQVIESTTVQLMTVYYEVARLTENLSIFRETLNNTRERETRAKYQFEYGQVNKLEVLNAQVDITTDSINILNAKQNLENAKRDLNLVMNREIDAAAFTVDTLVTLKPELEVISYLEEVDDNVRLMLARSNVQISEWDVNTAKALLLPRIGLSGSYGWNRSEDPESAFFPSRTSTSDAINLGATLTWDIFDGGRSITGIRNAKITAENERLRLQQTEKQVMRDIANARGNYQNAIAIYNLQTQNVETNQNNFDRSQERYRLGQITSIELRQAQINLVNARTTRNQAKYVAKLAEIQLLQLAGELLSQPL; this comes from the coding sequence ATGAATAAGAAGCTTCAAATAGTTGGGTTGATGGTGGTTTTGTTCGCTTTCGCGAAAGCGAATTCCCAACAAGCACCAGAACCTTTATTATCCAGGCAACAAGCCGTTGAGCTCATGTTGCAAAACAATTTTGATATCCAGATCTCTGAAAACCAACTTGAGGTTGCAGATAATAATAAGGATATACTCAATAGTGGTTATCTGCCTACTGTTTCCGGTACCGCTGGTGCGAACTATAGTAATACGGACAATCGAACGGAATTTGGTTCAACAAGGGATGACAACGGTGTGCTCGTTCCGCCTAGAGCTCCGGTAATTCTAAATGATCAAATTTCACGGCGTTATAATGCTAGTATAGGTGCAGATTATTTGCTGTTTGATGGTTTGGGTAGGTTTTATAACTACAAGATCTTACAGGAACAATATAATCTTACTGATCTGCAGGTAAGACAAGTTATTGAAAGCACCACCGTGCAGCTCATGACGGTGTATTATGAAGTTGCCCGACTTACTGAAAATCTTAGCATATTTCGAGAGACACTCAACAATACTCGCGAAAGAGAGACGCGTGCCAAATATCAATTTGAATACGGTCAGGTCAATAAACTTGAGGTGCTCAATGCACAAGTTGATATCACGACAGACAGCATCAATATCCTGAATGCCAAACAGAACCTGGAAAATGCCAAAAGGGATCTGAATCTCGTCATGAATCGAGAGATTGATGCCGCTGCATTTACGGTTGACACGCTGGTAACTCTTAAGCCAGAATTAGAGGTGATTAGTTATTTGGAAGAAGTGGACGATAACGTACGGCTCATGCTCGCGCGTAGCAATGTCCAGATAAGCGAATGGGATGTGAATACCGCCAAAGCATTGCTCCTACCTCGAATAGGTCTGAGCGGTAGCTACGGTTGGAATAGGTCAGAAGATCCAGAAAGTGCGTTTTTCCCATCCAGGACGAGTACCAGTGATGCCATCAATTTAGGCGCCACGCTTACTTGGGACATTTTTGATGGCGGTCGTTCCATCACAGGCATTAGAAATGCAAAAATCACTGCTGAAAATGAACGTCTGCGTTTACAGCAAACTGAAAAGCAAGTGATGCGCGACATCGCAAATGCTCGAGGGAATTATCAAAATGCCATTGCTATTTACAATTTGCAAACCCAGAACGTAGAGACCAATCAAAACAATTTTGACAGATCTCAAGAACGTTATCGTTTGGGGCAAATTACA